The sequence TTAAATTTATAAGCTCTGGTTTTGTTCATTATTATAGGTGTTAGCCGTTTCAGGGCCCTCAGAGAGGCTGCTGAGGCCTAAGGAGGTCTGCCAGAGGCTCGGTATCAGCTACCCAACCTTAGCTAGGTGGGTCAGGGAGGGCAAAATCAAGGCGATCAGGACGGCTGGCGGCAAGTACAGGGTCCCCGAGAGCGAGGTCAGGAGGATAGCCGAGGGCCTTCCCGCCAGTAAGGAGGTCAGGGCGGTCATATATGCCCGCGTAAGCTCCCCAGGCCAGAGGGGCGACCTGGAGGGTCAGGTCCAGTACCTGAAGCAGTACTGCTCCTCCAAGGGCTACAGGGTCGTTAACGTGCTGAGCGATATTGCGAGCGGTCTAAGGGCCGACAGAAAGGGACTGCTGAGGCTCCTCGAATATGTCACCAACAGGCGGGTCGACGTGGTCGTGGTGGCCTACAGAGATAGACTGACGAGGTTCGGCCTCGAGTACCTGGAGTACTTCTTCAGGCAGCACGGGGTTAGGGTTGAGGCGGTCCTTGGCGAGGAGCCCAAGGAGGCCCACCAGGAGCTCGTTGAGGACCTGGTGGAGGTAGTGAACTCCTTCGCCGGGAGGCTCTACGGGCTGAGGAGCCGTAGGAAGAGGATGCTTGTTGAGGGGTTTAAGAAATTGCTGAAGGAGGTTGAGGGGCACGAGTGAGGTTACCAGGACTGTCATCGTCAGGTCTGTACCGTTGCCCAGGAGGACTTTCAGAATATTTGTTGAGCTAGAGGGCATGTACAGGAACATGGTTGAGCAGCTGGTTCTATATGCCGTGAACAACAACATAACTAAGTTCACCAGGCTTAAGGCTGAGAAGTACTGTGAGGTAAGGTCCCTCTACCCTCAGCTGCCCTCTCACTACGCCTACACGGCATGCCAGGACGCCGCCGAGAGGGCTCACTCGTTCCTCAGGATGAGGAAGATAGGGAGAGCAAGGAAGGCGTACCCTGAGGTCAGGGGCGTCAGCACTTGGCTAGACGACCACCTGT comes from uncultured Acidilobus sp. JCHS and encodes:
- a CDS encoding putative site-specific integrase-resolvase, coding for MLAVSGPSERLLRPKEVCQRLGISYPTLARWVREGKIKAIRTAGGKYRVPESEVRRIAEGLPASKEVRAVIYARVSSPGQRGDLEGQVQYLKQYCSSKGYRVVNVLSDIASGLRADRKGLLRLLEYVTNRRVDVVVVAYRDRLTRFGLEYLEYFFRQHGVRVEAVLGEEPKEAHQELVEDLVEVVNSFAGRLYGLRSRRKRMLVEGFKKLLKEVEGHE